In Bombina bombina isolate aBomBom1 chromosome 6, aBomBom1.pri, whole genome shotgun sequence, a single genomic region encodes these proteins:
- the GAL3ST4 gene encoding galactose-3-O-sulfotransferase 4: protein MRLFQFCRIQVLGLGLAVLMTIGFTIQLLGIHFQKSFDSEDARSSPIIYELQPMSTPLQGKCVPKHHIVFLKTHKTAGSTILNILHRYGDRNRLNFALPFKYQFNYPNLFHSRRVKGYNAPNRPQYDILCHHMRFNLPEVQKVMPKDSFYFTIIRDPATMAESSFSYYRSVSSAFKKSPSFKAFIYNPSQYYRPGERSNHYARNLLWFDLGFNPDAEFSEALARAGSRAVEGSFNLVLIAEYFDESMVLLKEELCWELDDVVSFKLNTRGASIPLQNVEIERLRSWNALDWYLYNYFNHTFWEKVERFGRIRMDRELKILRERRQKLAELCLESSEPVVAENIKEQGIKPFQFGQEKILGWVIRKDLKPSIRSWCVQMVTPELQYKDLIDARQFISKTHNRSEITVTPKQNLGG from the exons ATGAGGCTATTTCAGTTTTGTAGGATACAAGTCTTGGGGTTAGGACTTGCTGTTCTTATGACTATTGGCTTCACCATTCAGCTCCTTGGAATTCACTTTCAAAAGAG TTTTGATTCTGAGGATGCCAGGTCTTCTCCGATCATCTATGAATTGCAGCCTATGTCTACACCATTACAGGGGAAATGTGTACCAAAACATCACATAGTGTTTTTAAAGACTCACAAGACAGCTGGAAGCACAATCCTAAACATTCTTCATCGGTATGGTGATCGGAACAGACTCAATTTTGCTTTACCCTTCAAGTATCAGTTCAACTATCCCAACCTCTTCCACTCTCGCAGGGTGAAGGGGTATAATGCCCCCAACAGACCACAGTATGACATTCTGTGCCATCACATGCGTTTTAATCTTCCAGag GTTCAAAAGGTTATGCCTAAAGACTCCTTTTACTTCACAATCATTCGGGATCCTGCTACCATGGCAGAATCCTCTTTCTCATACTACCGCTCTGTGTCTTCTGCCTTCAAAAAGTCACCTAGTTTCAAAGCATTCATCTACAATCCTTCACAGTACTATCGACCAGGTGAGAGGTCCAACCACTATGCACGCAACTTACTGTGGTTTGATCTAGGGTTCAACCCAGATGCAGAATTCTCTGAAGCTCTAGCCAGGGCAGGATCACGGGCTGTTGAGGGATCTTTCAACCTTGTCCTAATTGCAGAGTACTTTGATGAATCAATGGTGCTACTGAAAGAGGAATTGTGCTGGGAGCTTGATGACGTTGTAAGCTTTAAACTCAACACACGTGGTGCTTCTATCCCACTGCAGAATGTAGAAATAGAGAGGTTACGATCATGGAATGCCCTGGACTGGTATCTATATAATTACTTTAACCACACATTCTGGGAAAAAGTGGAGCGCTTTGGAAGGATAAGGATGGACAGAGAATTGAAAATATTGAGGGAAAGAAGACAGAAATTAGCTGAACTTTGTCTTGAGAGCTCTGAGCCTGTTGTGGCTGAGAATATCAAAGAACAAGGCATCAAACCCTTTCAGTTTGGACAGGAGAAAATACTAGGgtgggtgataagaaaggatcTTAAACCCAGCATCAGATCTTGGTGTGTCCAGATGGTAACTCCAGAGTTGCAGTACAAGGACTTAATAGATGCAAGACAATTTATATCTAAAACTCACAACAGGTCAGAAATAACAGTAACTCCAAAACAGAACCTTGGTGGATGA